From the Lysobacter sp. FW306-1B-D06B genome, one window contains:
- a CDS encoding glutathione S-transferase family protein, with translation MLTLYAHPFSSYSQKALTALYENGIAFQWKMLESPDCEAWRELTAMWPVQRFPVLVDEGRVIPEASCIIEYLHLRHRGPVPLIPDDPDEALDVRTMDRFFDNYISTPQQKIVFDAIRVPQDRDPYGVAEARTMLEQAYAWLDEVMRGREWAAGDRFSLADCGAGPFLFYADWTHRIDARFANVHAYRARLLERPAFARAVDEARPYRSFFPLGAPDRD, from the coding sequence ATGCTGACGCTGTATGCCCACCCGTTCTCGTCGTATTCGCAGAAGGCGCTCACGGCGCTCTACGAGAACGGCATCGCCTTCCAATGGAAGATGCTGGAATCGCCCGACTGCGAGGCGTGGCGTGAACTCACGGCGATGTGGCCGGTGCAACGCTTTCCGGTGCTCGTCGATGAGGGCCGTGTGATCCCGGAGGCGAGCTGCATCATCGAGTACCTGCATCTGCGCCATCGCGGGCCGGTGCCGCTGATTCCGGACGATCCGGACGAAGCGCTGGACGTTCGCACCATGGACCGCTTCTTCGACAATTACATTTCCACGCCGCAGCAGAAGATCGTGTTCGATGCGATCCGCGTGCCGCAGGATCGCGACCCTTACGGCGTGGCCGAAGCGCGCACCATGCTGGAACAGGCCTACGCGTGGCTGGACGAGGTGATGCGCGGGCGCGAATGGGCGGCGGGCGATCGCTTCAGTCTGGCCGATTGCGGTGCCGGGCCGTTCCTGTTCTACGCGGACTGGACGCACCGCATCGACGCGCGCTTCGCCAACGTGCATGCGTACCGCGCGCGGCTGCTGGAACGACCGGCCTTCGCGCGCGCGGTGGACGAAGCCCGTCCGTACCGCAGCTTCTTCCCGTTGGGCGCACCGGACCGCGACTAG
- a CDS encoding MarR family transcriptional regulator — MTTDDSHREQAAAGLEQLASLVRAQSWRPDGTPSLPPTQAAVLRMLAGTATPLRAREIAQRLGVTAASLSDSLKALESKAWIEREPDPDDRRAATVRLTRSGRATVRQLRHPSRGMGSLLQGLDEGDIGALLRVTQLMVRQAQRQGLATGARTCLGCRYFQPDSTGDARRPHFCGFVQQPFGDPELRADCDDQSPADETQIEANALRFRRPVPP; from the coding sequence ATGACGACGGACGACTCCCATCGCGAACAGGCCGCCGCCGGGCTGGAACAGCTGGCCTCGCTGGTGCGCGCGCAATCGTGGCGACCCGACGGCACGCCGTCGCTGCCGCCGACGCAGGCCGCCGTGTTGCGCATGCTCGCCGGAACGGCCACGCCGCTGCGCGCGCGCGAGATCGCCCAGCGCCTGGGCGTCACCGCGGCCAGCCTGAGCGACTCGCTGAAGGCACTGGAAAGCAAGGCTTGGATCGAACGCGAACCCGATCCCGACGATCGCCGCGCCGCGACCGTACGCCTCACCCGCAGCGGGCGCGCCACGGTGCGCCAGTTGCGCCATCCATCGCGTGGCATGGGAAGCCTGTTGCAAGGCCTGGACGAAGGTGACATCGGCGCGTTGCTGCGCGTGACCCAGCTGATGGTGCGCCAGGCGCAACGCCAGGGACTGGCGACCGGCGCGCGCACGTGTCTGGGATGTCGCTATTTCCAGCCCGATTCGACCGGCGATGCACGCCGTCCGCACTTCTGCGGCTTCGTGCAGCAGCCCTTCGGAGACCCCGAACTTCGCGCCGATTGCGACGACCAGTCGCCGGCCGATGAAACACAGATCGAAGCGAACGCCTTGCGCTTTCGCCGCCCCGTTCCGCCCTAG
- a CDS encoding polysaccharide biosynthesis/export family protein: MQQHRSVARGSLRASSIRHVDQGRVTPGIGRCPANDHEDHALKTFILVCTVAAATLATTACVPGQQMTRSGGGGEGGSDVRMVTITQETVAQRPVAAVLPQELTNYKGEGYRIQPGDTLIVTVWDHPELTTPAGNQQQAVTNGRLVQPDGTFYFPYAGKINVTGMSIEDLRSTLSTRLAKYIQNPQLDVNVVGFGSRVALQGAFEDTTPQEVTTVPLTLSQAIGRGRIDVEQADLAGFVLTRDGRNYPLDLDALNRDGKVAADIFLKPGDRLFLPFNDRKEVYVVGEVLRPQALTFKTTYMTLTQALGRSGGLNPVTSKGEAVYVIRGIEEMQQIPATVYQLDAKSPAAFALGDKFQLKPGDVVWVGPAGVTRWNRFLSQLLPLSAIVSNAAAAQYDMTR, encoded by the coding sequence ATGCAGCAACATCGCAGCGTTGCACGAGGCTCGCTGCGCGCATCGTCAATCCGGCACGTCGACCAGGGACGCGTGACGCCGGGCATCGGCCGATGCCCCGCCAACGACCACGAGGATCATGCATTGAAGACGTTCATTCTTGTCTGTACGGTCGCCGCGGCCACGCTCGCCACGACGGCCTGCGTTCCCGGCCAGCAGATGACGCGAAGTGGCGGCGGTGGAGAAGGCGGCAGTGACGTCCGCATGGTGACGATCACGCAGGAAACCGTGGCGCAGCGGCCCGTGGCCGCGGTGCTTCCGCAGGAGCTGACGAACTACAAGGGCGAGGGTTACCGCATCCAGCCCGGCGACACGCTGATCGTCACGGTATGGGATCACCCTGAACTCACCACGCCGGCGGGCAACCAGCAGCAGGCGGTGACCAACGGCCGCCTGGTGCAGCCCGATGGCACGTTCTATTTCCCGTATGCCGGCAAGATCAACGTCACCGGCATGAGCATCGAGGACCTGCGCAGCACGCTGAGCACGCGCTTGGCGAAGTACATCCAGAATCCGCAGCTCGACGTCAACGTGGTGGGCTTCGGAAGTCGCGTCGCGCTGCAGGGCGCGTTCGAAGACACCACGCCGCAGGAAGTGACCACCGTTCCGCTCACGCTGTCGCAGGCGATCGGCCGTGGCCGCATCGATGTGGAGCAGGCGGATCTGGCCGGTTTCGTGCTCACGCGTGATGGGCGCAACTATCCGCTCGACCTCGACGCGCTCAACCGCGATGGCAAGGTCGCCGCCGACATCTTCCTCAAGCCCGGTGATCGCCTGTTCCTGCCCTTCAACGATCGCAAGGAAGTCTATGTGGTCGGCGAAGTGCTGCGTCCGCAGGCGCTCACCTTCAAGACCACTTACATGACGCTGACGCAGGCGCTGGGTCGTTCGGGCGGACTCAACCCGGTGACCTCCAAGGGCGAGGCGGTGTACGTGATCCGCGGCATCGAAGAGATGCAGCAGATACCGGCCACGGTGTACCAGCTCGATGCCAAGTCGCCGGCGGCCTTCGCATTGGGCGACAAGTTCCAGCTCAAGCCTGGCGATGTCGTCTGGGTCGGCCCGGCCGGCGTCACGCGCTGGAACCGCTTCCTGTCACAGCTGCTGCCGCTGTCGGCCATCGTGAGCAACGCCGCGGCCGCGCAGTACGACATGACGCGTTGA
- a CDS encoding response regulator, whose product MSSDGLNGLHLLVVEDDYLLASGLQEALELEGATVVGPCPDVLGALRAIAQAPVLDGALLDVNLGDETSFAVVEALRGRGVPMLFLTGYDDSALPAAYSAIPRCRKPVGLFDLVRELSSLVVRAG is encoded by the coding sequence ATGTCGAGCGATGGCCTCAATGGCCTCCATCTGCTGGTGGTGGAGGACGACTACCTCCTGGCCTCGGGCCTGCAGGAGGCATTGGAACTGGAGGGCGCCACCGTCGTCGGTCCCTGCCCCGACGTGCTGGGTGCGTTGCGCGCCATCGCACAGGCGCCCGTGCTCGACGGCGCGCTGCTGGACGTGAACCTGGGCGACGAGACCTCCTTCGCCGTCGTCGAAGCCCTGCGCGGACGCGGCGTGCCCATGCTCTTCCTCACCGGCTACGACGACAGCGCCCTGCCCGCCGCGTACAGCGCCATTCCACGCTGCCGCAAGCCGGTCGGTCTGTTCGACCTGGTGCGCGAACTGAGCAGCCTCGTCGTCCGCGCCGGCTGA
- a CDS encoding aminotransferase class V-fold PLP-dependent enzyme: protein MATDRFQSAVFDAYLDNARAHAARYLRRLPDRHVGARAGRDELLAALHSSLPDKGDEGGDVIDLLATQAERGAVACNSPRYFGFVIGGAYPVALAADWLVSTWDQNAGIYAISPLVSVLEEVAGQWLLDLFDLPRESGVGFVTGCQMANFTCLAAARHHVLRRVGWDVEADGLQGAPRLHVVASAESHITIDVALRYLGLGTRNVHRVDSDAQGRMRADHLREVLAGLDGPTIVCAQAGNVNTGAFDPLREIAQVTRERGAWLHVDGAFGLWARASASLRAFADGIELADSWATDAHKWLNVPYDCGVAMVRHAEDHRVAMTSAAAYLIQTKGPERDAVDWVPEFSRRARGVPVYATLRALGRDGVQDLVERSCARARQMADVLRAAEGVRILNDVVLNQVLVRFGDDDELTRAVIEGVQRDGTCWLGGTTWQGLGAMRISVSNWATSEDDAARSAAAILRVFHSLRAAA from the coding sequence ATGGCCACCGATCGCTTCCAGTCCGCCGTGTTCGACGCGTACCTGGACAACGCGCGTGCACACGCCGCCCGTTACCTGCGACGACTGCCCGACCGTCACGTCGGCGCGCGCGCCGGTCGCGACGAGCTGCTTGCCGCGCTGCACAGCTCGCTGCCGGACAAGGGCGACGAAGGCGGCGACGTCATCGACCTGCTCGCCACGCAGGCCGAGCGCGGCGCGGTGGCGTGCAATTCTCCGCGCTATTTCGGCTTCGTGATCGGCGGCGCGTACCCGGTCGCGCTGGCCGCGGACTGGCTGGTGTCCACGTGGGATCAGAACGCCGGCATCTATGCGATCTCGCCGCTGGTGTCGGTGCTGGAAGAAGTGGCCGGGCAGTGGCTACTGGACCTGTTCGACCTGCCGCGCGAGAGCGGGGTGGGCTTCGTCACCGGCTGCCAGATGGCGAACTTCACCTGCCTGGCCGCCGCGCGCCATCACGTGCTGCGCCGCGTCGGCTGGGACGTGGAAGCCGACGGATTGCAGGGCGCGCCGCGCCTGCACGTCGTCGCGTCGGCCGAATCGCACATCACCATTGACGTCGCGCTGCGCTACCTGGGTCTGGGCACGCGCAACGTGCATCGCGTCGACAGCGACGCACAGGGCCGCATGCGCGCCGATCATCTGCGCGAGGTGCTGGCCGGGCTCGACGGGCCGACCATCGTCTGCGCGCAGGCCGGCAACGTGAACACCGGTGCGTTCGATCCGCTGCGCGAGATCGCCCAGGTCACGCGTGAACGCGGCGCCTGGTTGCATGTGGATGGCGCGTTCGGATTGTGGGCGCGCGCGAGCGCATCGCTGCGCGCGTTCGCCGACGGCATCGAACTCGCCGATTCCTGGGCCACCGACGCGCACAAGTGGCTCAACGTGCCTTACGACTGCGGCGTGGCGATGGTCCGCCACGCCGAAGATCATCGTGTCGCGATGACCTCCGCGGCGGCGTACCTGATCCAGACCAAGGGGCCGGAGCGCGATGCGGTGGACTGGGTGCCGGAGTTCTCCCGCCGTGCGCGCGGCGTGCCGGTGTACGCGACGCTGCGCGCGCTTGGCCGCGACGGCGTGCAGGACCTTGTCGAGCGCAGCTGCGCTCGCGCGCGCCAGATGGCCGACGTACTGCGCGCGGCCGAAGGCGTGCGCATCCTCAACGACGTCGTGCTCAACCAGGTGCTGGTGCGCTTCGGCGACGACGACGAGCTGACGCGCGCCGTCATCGAAGGCGTGCAGCGCGACGGCACCTGCTGGCTCGGTGGCACGACATGGCAGGGCCTGGGCGCGATGCGCATCTCGGTGTCGAACTGGGCCACCAGCGAGGACGATGCCGCCCGCAGCGCGGCGGCGATCCTGCGCGTGTTCCACTCGCTGCGCGCCGCCGCCTGA
- a CDS encoding YdcF family protein yields the protein MTSPLKLAVALTYPPALTLLMLCIAVVLLLLRRTRSGIATAALAVAWSGLLAVPTVSDWVRERIERHYPPVEEATLPSADAIVVLGGAMHFYWLEREHVTPYELENSRLAAGARAWLARKAPVIVLSGGGDNGGNNSEARLMAGAIQRLGVPADALMLERESRNTRDNARYTAALAQRHGFHRVLLVTSSLHMPRAVIEFRKAGLDIVPVAVPERAKRDTWTQRWVPSRRALWRSGRAIKECAAIVMARLHS from the coding sequence ATGACCTCGCCACTGAAGCTTGCCGTCGCACTCACCTATCCGCCCGCGCTGACCCTGCTGATGCTGTGCATCGCGGTCGTGTTGCTGCTGTTGCGGCGCACGCGATCGGGGATCGCCACGGCGGCGCTCGCCGTCGCATGGTCGGGCCTGCTCGCCGTGCCGACCGTGTCGGACTGGGTGCGCGAGCGCATCGAACGGCACTATCCGCCGGTGGAAGAAGCGACGCTTCCGTCGGCCGACGCCATCGTGGTGCTCGGCGGTGCGATGCACTTCTATTGGCTCGAACGCGAGCACGTCACGCCGTACGAACTGGAGAACAGCCGCCTGGCCGCCGGTGCGCGCGCGTGGCTGGCGCGCAAGGCACCGGTAATCGTGCTGTCGGGCGGCGGCGACAACGGCGGCAACAACAGCGAGGCGCGGTTGATGGCCGGTGCGATCCAGCGACTGGGCGTGCCCGCCGATGCGCTCATGCTGGAGCGCGAGAGCCGCAACACCCGCGACAACGCACGCTACACGGCCGCGCTTGCGCAACGGCACGGTTTCCATCGCGTACTGCTGGTCACCTCATCGCTGCACATGCCGCGCGCGGTGATCGAGTTCCGCAAGGCCGGCCTGGACATCGTGCCGGTCGCCGTACCCGAACGCGCCAAACGCGATACGTGGACGCAGCGCTGGGTCCCGTCGCGACGCGCGTTGTGGCGCAGCGGACGCGCAATCAAAGAGTGCGCGGCCATCGTCATGGCGCGTCTACACAGCTGA
- a CDS encoding redoxin domain-containing protein: MNAPLSLAPALQVERWFNTDATITLESLRGKVVVLEAFQMLCPGCVSHGLPQAQRVAQTFSPDQVAVIGLHTVFEHHEAMTPVSLQAFLHEYRIAFPVGVDLPGTDGPIPRTMRAYAMRGTPTMTLIDAQGRIRHQHFGQVSDLVLGAQIASLIGEAAATRTPETAPAAACDANGCTV; this comes from the coding sequence ATGAACGCCCCACTCTCCCTCGCGCCCGCCTTGCAGGTCGAGCGCTGGTTCAACACCGATGCGACCATCACGCTCGAATCGCTGCGCGGCAAGGTCGTCGTACTGGAAGCCTTCCAGATGCTCTGCCCCGGCTGTGTCAGCCACGGCCTGCCGCAGGCGCAGCGCGTCGCGCAGACGTTCTCGCCCGACCAGGTCGCCGTGATCGGCCTGCACACCGTCTTCGAACACCACGAGGCGATGACGCCGGTCTCGCTGCAGGCGTTCCTGCACGAATACCGCATCGCCTTCCCGGTCGGCGTGGACCTGCCCGGCACCGACGGCCCGATCCCGCGCACCATGCGCGCCTACGCGATGCGCGGCACGCCGACGATGACGCTGATCGATGCGCAGGGCCGCATCCGTCACCAGCATTTCGGTCAGGTGAGCGATCTGGTGCTGGGCGCGCAGATCGCCTCGCTGATCGGCGAAGCAGCTGCGACGAGGACGCCGGAAACCGCGCCTGCCGCCGCCTGCGACGCGAACGGCTGCACGGTCTAG
- a CDS encoding thioredoxin family protein, translating into MRQKAVFYHAGCPVCVDAERQLAVSLDPARFDVEVVHLGDDKSRVAEAEAAGVQSVPALVLGRLPLHINFGASIADLR; encoded by the coding sequence ATGCGCCAGAAGGCCGTTTTCTATCATGCCGGTTGCCCCGTGTGCGTCGATGCCGAGCGTCAGCTCGCCGTTTCGCTGGATCCGGCGCGTTTCGATGTCGAAGTCGTGCACCTGGGCGACGACAAGTCGCGCGTAGCTGAAGCCGAAGCCGCCGGTGTGCAATCCGTACCCGCGCTGGTGCTGGGCAGGCTGCCGCTGCACATCAACTTCGGCGCCTCCATCGCCGACCTGCGCTGA
- a CDS encoding PAS domain-containing protein, whose amino-acid sequence MRSATAHTVHSPRAIASGTEGAQGPGFLGLALAERVDRRRAAWVVGVLLLAFIATGPFADRTLPAVPAFVPAYDAAVLVLAAITAIILHAQYRDLHERGFLWLACGYLFSALFALLHGLTFPDAFVSGSLFGGVQTTAWSWILWHGIAPLFVTAYALDARRPPATGASLLERAAYPATVALVAVLALALVRLDPVLPELLTSAYYRPPSTRWIGGLVWAVHLAALLVLVWRTRLRRLLDVWLCVALVAAVIELALSGMMITARYQLGFYIGRVYGLAGALFVVALLLRHALLLQARLVRAASALHDSERRFRDLFDSMGEAFYIGEAVTDADGRVVDLMFLQENPMARRYVGRDIAGKRLCEVAPDFGREWLHIVDEVVRNGGERTLEGPSPRTRRHFHYRVFRLKSRKKQVGILFQDIQPRRDAEKALRDSEERFSQFGQASSSVLWIRDATSLEMEYLSPSFETTCGRGCVDLVGAGFESWIALVHPDDHEAVRRAMARVQQGERVEHEFRMVHGETGELLWIHSTEFPMRDIACRINRTGGIAQDATLLKRAQARLRESEERLRSAIEVGRLATWDWNLTTGEVAWSDEHYRIEGYAPGEVVPSYEAWIARVHPDDREAAESAVVHAMQTGGEYAREVRFLHPDGSVHWANARGRFFYDASGAPVRMIGSMLDTTLRREFEEAQRVLVAELQHRTRNLIAVVRAISDRTLRESPNMRHFAAAFSERLDSLARVQGLLSRLKEGQRVSFDELLRMELAAHLDEGGVRFDLEGPADVSLRSSTVQPLALAIHELITNAVKYGALRDPRGRLRIRWRVEPEDGRPWLHVDWRETGVAIGSGEPAPGGGAGRELIERALPYQFGARTTYTLTDEGVHCTIAMPISRREPLSSISHDIRL is encoded by the coding sequence ATGCGATCCGCTACTGCCCACACCGTCCACTCCCCGCGGGCCATCGCCAGCGGGACCGAAGGCGCGCAGGGACCCGGCTTCCTCGGCCTGGCGCTCGCCGAGCGCGTGGACCGGCGTCGCGCCGCGTGGGTGGTCGGAGTGCTGCTGCTGGCCTTCATCGCGACCGGCCCGTTCGCGGATCGGACGCTGCCGGCGGTGCCGGCCTTCGTGCCCGCCTACGACGCGGCGGTGCTGGTGCTGGCCGCGATCACCGCGATCATCCTCCACGCCCAGTACCGCGACCTGCACGAACGCGGGTTCCTGTGGCTGGCCTGCGGCTACCTGTTCAGTGCGCTGTTCGCGCTGCTGCACGGACTGACGTTTCCCGATGCGTTCGTCAGTGGCAGCCTGTTCGGCGGTGTGCAGACGACCGCGTGGTCGTGGATCCTCTGGCACGGCATTGCACCGCTATTCGTCACCGCCTACGCGCTGGATGCCCGGCGGCCACCGGCCACGGGCGCATCGCTCCTGGAGCGCGCGGCCTATCCGGCGACGGTGGCGCTGGTCGCGGTGCTGGCGCTGGCGCTGGTGCGTCTGGATCCGGTGCTGCCGGAACTGCTGACCAGCGCCTACTACCGGCCGCCCTCGACGCGCTGGATCGGCGGCCTGGTCTGGGCGGTGCACCTGGCCGCGCTGCTCGTGCTGGTCTGGCGTACGCGGCTGCGCCGCTTGCTCGACGTGTGGCTGTGCGTGGCGCTGGTGGCGGCGGTGATCGAACTGGCCCTGAGCGGCATGATGATCACCGCGCGCTACCAACTCGGGTTCTACATCGGCCGTGTTTACGGGCTGGCCGGCGCGCTGTTCGTGGTGGCGCTGCTGCTGCGCCATGCATTGTTGCTGCAGGCGCGGCTGGTGCGCGCGGCCTCGGCGCTGCACGACAGCGAACGCCGCTTCCGCGACCTGTTCGACAGCATGGGCGAAGCGTTCTACATCGGCGAAGCGGTGACCGATGCCGACGGTCGCGTGGTCGACCTGATGTTCCTGCAGGAGAACCCGATGGCGCGCCGCTATGTCGGCCGCGACATCGCCGGCAAACGGCTGTGCGAGGTCGCGCCGGACTTCGGCCGCGAGTGGCTGCACATCGTCGACGAAGTGGTGCGCAACGGCGGCGAGCGCACGCTGGAAGGGCCCTCGCCCCGCACGCGCCGTCATTTCCACTACCGCGTGTTCCGGCTCAAGAGCCGGAAGAAGCAGGTGGGCATCCTCTTCCAGGACATCCAGCCGCGCCGCGACGCCGAAAAGGCCCTGCGCGACAGCGAGGAGCGCTTCAGCCAGTTCGGCCAGGCCTCCTCGAGCGTGCTGTGGATCCGCGACGCCACCTCGCTGGAGATGGAGTACCTGAGCCCGTCGTTCGAGACCACCTGTGGCCGCGGCTGCGTGGACCTGGTCGGCGCGGGCTTCGAATCGTGGATCGCCCTGGTGCATCCGGACGACCACGAGGCCGTGCGCCGCGCCATGGCCCGCGTGCAGCAGGGCGAGCGCGTGGAACACGAGTTCCGCATGGTGCATGGCGAGACCGGCGAGCTGCTCTGGATCCACAGCACCGAGTTCCCCATGCGCGATATCGCGTGCCGGATCAACCGCACCGGCGGCATCGCCCAGGATGCGACGTTGCTGAAGCGGGCCCAGGCGCGGTTGCGCGAGAGCGAGGAACGCCTGCGCAGTGCGATCGAAGTCGGGCGCCTGGCGACCTGGGACTGGAACCTGACCACGGGCGAGGTCGCCTGGTCGGACGAGCACTACCGCATCGAGGGCTATGCACCGGGCGAAGTGGTGCCCAGTTACGAGGCGTGGATCGCCCGCGTCCACCCCGACGACCGCGAGGCCGCCGAGTCGGCCGTGGTGCACGCGATGCAGACCGGTGGCGAGTACGCGCGGGAGGTGCGTTTCCTGCACCCGGACGGTTCCGTTCACTGGGCCAACGCGCGCGGGCGCTTCTTCTACGACGCCTCGGGCGCGCCGGTGCGCATGATCGGCTCCATGCTCGACACGACCCTGCGTCGCGAGTTCGAGGAAGCCCAGCGCGTGCTGGTGGCTGAACTGCAGCACCGCACGCGCAACCTGATCGCGGTGGTGCGCGCCATTTCCGACCGCACCCTGCGCGAAAGTCCCAACATGCGCCACTTCGCCGCCGCATTCAGCGAGCGCCTGGACTCGCTGGCGCGCGTGCAGGGCCTGCTTTCGCGGTTGAAGGAAGGCCAGCGCGTGAGCTTCGACGAGTTGCTGCGCATGGAACTGGCCGCGCACCTGGACGAGGGCGGGGTGCGCTTCGACCTGGAGGGGCCGGCCGACGTTTCCTTGCGTTCCTCCACCGTGCAGCCGTTGGCCCTGGCGATCCACGAGCTGATCACCAACGCCGTGAAGTACGGCGCGCTGCGCGATCCGCGCGGGCGGCTGCGCATCCGCTGGCGCGTGGAACCCGAGGACGGTCGACCCTGGCTGCACGTGGACTGGCGCGAGACCGGCGTGGCGATCGGCAGCGGCGAGCCCGCGCCGGGCGGCGGTGCCGGCCGCGAACTGATCGAGCGCGCGCTGCCGTACCAGTTCGGCGCGCGCACCACCTACACCCTCACCGACGAAGGCGTGCACTGCACGATCGCCATGCCGATCTCGCGCCGCGAACCGTTGTCATCCATCAGTCATGACATCCGGTTATGA
- a CDS encoding TerC family protein, whose amino-acid sequence MDIFLNPEIWIALATLTALELVLGIDNIIFISILAGKLPAHQRDKARRIGITLAAVTRLGLLLTIAWIVGLTAPLFTVLGNEFSWRDLILIGGGLFLIGKATHEIHQKLEGASETVTAGKVVGVSFTSVIAQIMVLDIVFSLDSIITAVGMVDDRWVMVAAILISIVFMLMFAKPIGDFVERHPTVKILALSFLIMIGLVLIADGFGQHINKGYVYVAMAFSVFVEMINLWIRKREAHKSEPVKLRERFEESPAE is encoded by the coding sequence ATGGACATATTCCTCAATCCCGAAATCTGGATCGCACTGGCCACGTTGACGGCGCTCGAGCTCGTGCTCGGCATCGACAACATCATCTTCATCTCCATCCTTGCCGGAAAACTCCCGGCGCATCAGCGCGACAAGGCGCGCCGCATCGGCATCACATTGGCCGCGGTGACCCGCCTGGGCCTGTTGCTCACCATCGCCTGGATCGTGGGTCTGACGGCGCCGTTGTTCACGGTGCTGGGCAACGAATTCTCCTGGCGCGACCTGATCCTCATCGGCGGCGGTCTGTTCCTGATCGGCAAAGCCACGCACGAGATCCACCAGAAACTCGAAGGCGCCAGCGAAACGGTCACCGCCGGCAAGGTGGTGGGCGTCAGCTTCACCAGTGTGATCGCGCAGATCATGGTGCTGGACATCGTGTTCTCGCTGGATTCGATCATCACCGCCGTGGGCATGGTCGACGATCGCTGGGTGATGGTCGCCGCGATCCTGATCTCGATCGTGTTCATGCTGATGTTCGCCAAACCGATCGGCGATTTCGTCGAGCGCCACCCGACGGTCAAGATCCTCGCACTGAGCTTCCTGATCATGATCGGCCTGGTGCTGATCGCCGACGGCTTCGGCCAGCACATCAACAAGGGTTACGTCTACGTGGCGATGGCCTTCTCGGTCTTCGTCGAGATGATCAACCTGTGGATCCGCAAGCGCGAAGCGCACAAGTCGGAGCCGGTGAAGCTGCGCGAGCGGTTCGAGGAAAGCCCGGCCGAGTAG